In a single window of the Agromyces sp. H17E-10 genome:
- a CDS encoding class I SAM-dependent methyltransferase — MALDFGALRRHPDVEGPGLEASDAADRLLLDEAADRLAATPAGEIVVIDDSYGALALGAAELAGSDATGPIRVHQDLITGERALAANADRLGRSGAVVSLPLGPGLVHGARLVVARLPRSLDRLDEVAALVAGHAASDAVLVAGGRIKHMSPAMNEVLGRYFARVDVSHARQKSRVLTASGLDTRAPSSLATRPPEGRAPSLLATRPPEGRAPATLAARPPEGEWPHRERHDDLGLDVVAHGGVFAGTGVDIGTRFLLAHLGGAMPDAATAVDLACGTGVVAAWLARERPGLGVVATDRSASAAASARLTAAANGVADRVEVTQADGLERLADASERLVVLNPPFHSDAALSTGIAAHLFADAARVLEPGGELWCVWNSHLRYRPLLERAVGPTRQIARNPKFTVTASRRDG; from the coding sequence CGGGCCTTGAGGCCTCCGACGCCGCCGACCGCCTCCTGCTCGACGAGGCGGCCGATCGGCTCGCCGCGACGCCCGCGGGCGAGATCGTCGTCATCGATGACTCGTACGGTGCGCTCGCGCTCGGTGCCGCCGAACTCGCGGGCTCCGATGCGACCGGTCCGATCCGCGTCCACCAGGACCTCATCACGGGCGAGCGCGCGCTCGCCGCGAACGCCGATCGTCTCGGCCGAAGCGGTGCAGTCGTCTCGCTGCCCCTCGGCCCCGGGCTCGTCCACGGTGCCCGGCTCGTCGTCGCTCGACTGCCCCGGTCGCTCGACCGGCTCGACGAGGTCGCCGCGCTCGTCGCCGGTCACGCGGCATCCGATGCCGTGCTCGTCGCCGGCGGCCGCATCAAGCACATGTCGCCGGCGATGAACGAGGTGCTCGGGCGGTACTTCGCCCGGGTCGACGTGTCGCACGCGCGGCAGAAGTCGCGGGTGCTGACGGCGTCGGGTCTCGATACGCGTGCTCCTTCGTCGCTCGCTACTCGACCACCGGAGGGGCGTGCTCCTTCGTTGCTCGCTACTCGACCACCGGAGGGGCGTGCTCCTGCGACGCTCGCTGCTCGACCACCGGAGGGCGAGTGGCCGCACCGCGAGCGGCACGACGATCTCGGCCTCGACGTCGTCGCGCACGGCGGGGTGTTCGCGGGCACGGGCGTCGACATCGGCACGCGCTTCCTGCTCGCCCACCTGGGCGGGGCGATGCCGGATGCCGCGACCGCGGTCGACCTCGCCTGCGGCACGGGCGTCGTCGCGGCGTGGCTCGCGCGCGAGCGCCCCGGTCTCGGCGTCGTCGCGACCGATCGTTCGGCCTCGGCCGCGGCATCCGCCCGCCTGACCGCCGCGGCGAACGGCGTCGCGGATCGCGTCGAGGTGACCCAGGCCGACGGCCTCGAACGGCTCGCCGACGCGAGCGAGCGGCTCGTCGTGCTGAATCCGCCGTTCCACAGCGACGCTGCGCTGTCGACCGGCATCGCCGCGCACCTGTTCGCCGACGCCGCGCGCGTGCTCGAGCCCGGCGGCGAGCTGTGGTGCGTGTGGAACTCGCACCTGCGCTACCGGCCCCTGCTCGAACGCGCCGTCGGCCCGACACGGCAGATCGCGCGCAACCCCAAGTTCACCGTGACGGCGTCGAGGCGCGACGGGTGA